In the Helicobacter typhlonius genome, one interval contains:
- a CDS encoding 2-oxoglutarate ferredoxin oxidoreductase subunit beta has protein sequence MAFNYEEYLRINKMPTLWCWGCGDGVILKSVIRAIDSLGWNMNDVCIVSGIGCSGRFSSYVNCNTVHTTHGRTMAYATGIKLANPDKKVIVISGDGDSMAIGGNHTIHACRRNIDLNLVMINNFIYGLTNSQTSPTTPKDFWTVTAQYGNIDPNFDPCEMASAAGATFVARESVLSPKKLEKVLMEGFTHKGFSFFDIHSNCHINLGRKNKMGEATSMLKWIESRLVSKTKFDALSPEEQVGKFPTGVLKHQTDKIEYTEAYDGVIAKAQAKAGGAK, from the coding sequence ATGGCTTTTAATTACGAAGAATATTTACGAATAAACAAAATGCCCACACTTTGGTGCTGGGGCTGTGGTGATGGCGTAATTCTAAAAAGCGTTATACGCGCTATTGATTCGCTTGGTTGGAATATGAATGATGTCTGTATCGTAAGCGGTATTGGCTGTTCTGGACGCTTTAGCTCGTATGTAAATTGCAACACAGTGCATACTACGCACGGGCGCACAATGGCGTATGCTACGGGTATCAAGCTTGCCAATCCGGATAAGAAGGTTATTGTTATTTCAGGCGATGGAGATTCAATGGCAATCGGTGGTAACCACACGATACACGCTTGTCGCCGCAATATTGATTTGAATCTTGTGATGATTAATAACTTCATCTATGGACTTACAAACTCCCAAACCTCGCCCACAACGCCAAAAGACTTTTGGACTGTTACGGCTCAATATGGCAATATAGACCCAAATTTTGATCCTTGCGAAATGGCAAGTGCTGCGGGGGCGACTTTTGTCGCTAGGGAAAGTGTGCTTTCTCCCAAAAAGCTTGAAAAAGTGCTTATGGAGGGATTCACGCATAAGGGCTTTAGTTTCTTTGATATTCATAGTAACTGCCATATCAATCTCGGGCGCAAAAACAAAATGGGTGAGGCAACTTCTATGCTTAAATGGATAGAATCTCGCCTTGTGTCAAAAACTAAATTTGATGCACTCTCACCAGAAGAACAAGTGGGTAAATTCCCCACAGGTGTGCTCAAACATCAAACTGAC
- a CDS encoding 2-oxoglutarate synthase subunit alpha: MRELITGGNELVALAAREAGCRFFGGYPITPSSEIAHEMSVELPKIGGKFIQMEDEISGIAVALGASMSGTKAMTATSGPGISLKSEQIGYGFMAEIPLVVVDVMRGGPSTGLPTRVSQGDVNQAKSPSHGDFCSIAIAVGNLQEAYTQTIRAFNLAEKYMTPVFLLLDETIGHMHGKTLIPDFKDIEPTICNRREFKGDPKDYEPYAVPQDEPAILNPFFKGYKYHITGLHHSGSGFPTEDEKLSQDLIDRLFNKIESRVDDIVEYEEYMLDDADIVIIAYGSVSLSVKEAIHSLRKQNIKVGLFRPITLWPSPAKQLKALGKKFSKILMIELNKGQYRQEVEHIMQKDIAFLGKANGRSISPTEIITKIKEF, encoded by the coding sequence ATGCGTGAGTTAATTACAGGAGGAAATGAGCTTGTCGCCTTGGCTGCGAGAGAGGCTGGTTGTCGTTTTTTTGGTGGGTATCCTATCACACCTTCGAGTGAAATTGCCCACGAAATGAGCGTGGAGTTACCAAAAATTGGTGGGAAATTTATCCAAATGGAAGATGAAATTAGCGGTATTGCTGTGGCTTTGGGTGCATCTATGAGCGGCACAAAGGCGATGACTGCTACTTCGGGTCCGGGGATTTCGCTCAAATCCGAGCAAATCGGCTATGGCTTTATGGCAGAGATTCCACTCGTGGTTGTTGATGTAATGCGCGGTGGTCCTTCTACGGGGCTTCCTACGCGTGTATCACAAGGCGATGTAAATCAAGCTAAATCGCCAAGCCACGGGGATTTTTGCTCTATTGCTATTGCAGTTGGAAATTTACAGGAAGCCTACACACAGACTATCCGTGCTTTCAATCTCGCCGAAAAATATATGACGCCTGTATTTTTGCTCCTTGATGAAACCATAGGACATATGCACGGCAAGACGCTTATTCCTGATTTTAAGGATATTGAGCCAACTATCTGCAATAGACGAGAGTTTAAAGGCGACCCTAAAGATTATGAGCCTTATGCAGTGCCACAAGATGAACCAGCCATTTTGAATCCATTCTTCAAGGGCTACAAATACCACATTACAGGGCTTCATCACAGCGGGAGCGGATTCCCAACTGAAGACGAAAAACTCTCGCAAGATCTCATTGATAGACTCTTTAACAAAATAGAATCTCGCGTTGATGATATTGTGGAGTACGAAGAATATATGCTTGATGATGCAGATATTGTTATCATCGCTTATGGTTCGGTATCACTCTCTGTAAAAGAAGCTATCCACTCTTTGCGTAAGCAAAATATCAAAGTCGGGCTTTTCCGCCCTATCACACTTTGGCCTAGCCCTGCAAAACAGCTTAAGGCTCTAGGCAAGAAGTTTAGCAAGATATTGATGATTGAGCTAAATAAGGGACAATACAGACAGGAGGTAGAGCACATTATGCAAAAAGACATTGCATTCCTTGGCAAAGCAAATGGTCGCAGTATCTCTCCAACAGAAATTATCACAAAAATCAAGGAGTTCTAA
- a CDS encoding 4Fe-4S binding protein, translating into MGIKKAPQNVPVWVDETRCKACDVCVSLCPSGVLGMRKDEHKILGKIISVAYPESCIGCRECELHCPDFAIFVADKEEFKFAKVSKEAQERAAKIKENKFMVV; encoded by the coding sequence ATGGGTATTAAAAAAGCACCGCAAAATGTGCCGGTATGGGTTGATGAGACGCGTTGCAAGGCGTGTGATGTATGTGTATCACTTTGTCCAAGTGGCGTTTTGGGTATGAGAAAAGATGAGCATAAGATTCTAGGCAAAATCATCTCTGTGGCATATCCAGAGAGTTGCATAGGCTGCAGAGAGTGCGAATTGCATTGTCCAGATTTTGCTATCTTTGTTGCCGATAAAGAGGAGTTTAAATTTGCCAAAGTCAGCAAAGAAGCACAAGAGAGAGCAGCAAAAATCAAAGAAAATAAATTTATGGTAGTGTAA
- a CDS encoding malate dehydrogenase — protein sequence MFNKIAIIGGSGNVGSHIAFLGAMRGLAKEFLLFSIDLPRCKGVGLDISQAAAIFNIPVCVKGCESYEDLRESEVVVITAGFPRTPQMTRDDLLLKNAEIVQEIAQNVARVAPNAILIIVSNPLDSMCLVAKQWSGFEKHRVIGMAGILDGARLAYESKVVLNDFTKHIESCVIGAHSDDMLPLLRHCVCNDKTLADVLDSQMQKEVIAQTKGGGAKIVGYYKQGSAYFAPASAVVRMLELIDSPSDDVLVCSVYTEGEYDMESIYLGLPIKLGKKGVKHIVELKLNDQEREMLKISAQGIKKQVEILKNNKLLG from the coding sequence ATGTTTAATAAAATAGCCATCATAGGCGGTTCTGGGAATGTCGGCTCTCATATTGCGTTTTTAGGAGCGATGAGAGGCTTGGCAAAAGAGTTTCTCCTTTTTAGTATTGATTTGCCTCGCTGTAAGGGAGTTGGGCTTGATATTTCACAAGCTGCCGCGATTTTTAATATCCCTGTTTGTGTAAAAGGCTGCGAATCTTATGAGGATTTGAGAGAGAGTGAAGTGGTGGTAATTACAGCTGGATTCCCACGCACACCACAAATGACTCGCGATGATTTATTGCTCAAAAACGCGGAGATTGTGCAAGAAATCGCACAAAATGTCGCGAGAGTTGCCCCAAATGCGATACTCATCATCGTATCAAATCCGCTTGATAGTATGTGTCTTGTCGCAAAGCAATGGAGTGGATTCGAAAAACATCGCGTGATAGGTATGGCTGGCATACTCGATGGTGCTAGACTTGCCTATGAAAGCAAGGTTGTTTTGAATGATTTTACAAAACATATAGAATCTTGCGTGATAGGAGCGCATAGCGATGATATGCTGCCACTACTGCGCCATTGTGTATGCAATGACAAAACTTTGGCTGATGTGCTGGATTCACAAATGCAAAAAGAAGTGATAGCGCAAACAAAAGGTGGTGGGGCAAAGATTGTGGGCTACTATAAACAAGGAAGTGCGTATTTTGCTCCTGCGAGTGCGGTGGTAAGAATGCTTGAGTTAATTGATTCACCAAGTGATGATGTGCTCGTATGTAGCGTATATACAGAGGGTGAATACGATATGGAAAGCATTTATCTTGGACTTCCTATCAAACTTGGCAAAAAAGGAGTAAAACATATTGTAGAGCTAAAGTTAAACGATCAAGAGCGGGAAATGTTAAAAATCTCCGCACAGGGTATCAAAAAACAAGTTGAGATTCTTAAAAATAACAAATTGTTAGGATAG
- the mltG gene encoding endolytic transglycosylase MltG, with translation MPKKITILAILLDLIFLIAITILFYLLQPVQTERILNLPKGSLNKIITYLDNNGTSLNKLDSLFIRFLGQPQSGFIDIKAEVLPKGAFFKALVSSKAATKDVTLIPGETMYYFIRILAQTFSLSTESLQEAYDKYFPYPDGVIFPDTYSLPIGINEDETMNLLYQLSMQKHEQNAKRLLGKYDEKEWFKNVAIASVVQKEAANNEEMPIVAAVVFNRLEKNMPLQMDGSLNYGQYSHSKVTPERIRNDESPYNTYKYKGVPPYPAGSVSLQAIEAVLKPAQVDYLYFVRDRATGTHKFSKTYEEHRSHF, from the coding sequence ATGCCTAAGAAAATAACGATACTTGCGATACTTTTAGACTTAATTTTTCTCATTGCCATAACCATTCTATTTTATTTGCTCCAACCTGTGCAGACTGAACGCATACTGAATCTACCAAAAGGCTCTCTCAACAAGATTATAACATACTTAGACAATAATGGAACTTCGCTCAATAAGCTTGATAGCCTTTTTATACGTTTTTTAGGACAGCCCCAAAGTGGATTCATAGATATTAAAGCCGAAGTGTTACCTAAGGGAGCGTTTTTTAAGGCACTCGTTAGCTCAAAAGCCGCTACAAAAGATGTTACACTTATTCCGGGTGAGACGATGTATTATTTCATACGCATTTTAGCCCAAACTTTCTCTCTCTCAACAGAATCCTTGCAAGAGGCTTATGATAAGTATTTTCCATACCCTGATGGTGTAATTTTTCCCGATACTTATAGTTTGCCTATTGGCATCAATGAAGATGAGACAATGAATCTTCTCTATCAACTATCAATGCAAAAACACGAGCAAAATGCAAAACGACTCCTTGGCAAATATGATGAAAAAGAATGGTTTAAAAATGTAGCAATCGCCTCTGTGGTGCAAAAAGAAGCCGCAAACAATGAGGAAATGCCTATCGTGGCAGCCGTAGTATTTAATCGCTTAGAGAAAAATATGCCCCTACAAATGGACGGCTCACTAAATTATGGGCAATATTCACACAGCAAGGTAACACCAGAGAGGATAAGAAATGATGAAAGCCCTTATAACACTTATAAATACAAAGGTGTGCCTCCATATCCCGCCGGAAGCGTGAGCCTACAAGCCATTGAAGCAGTGCTTAAACCTGCTCAAGTGGATTATCTCTATTTCGTGCGAGATAGAGCCACAGGGACACATAAATTTAGCAAAACTTATGAAGAACATCGCAGTCATTTTTAA
- a CDS encoding DUF3971 domain-containing protein produces MRKIKSKSIASIVIFLGIMLTLSIMGYKVLSNGIYAQSMSFGKIHIDGFYLRLNNKLILHIDTLNLSALQDDEGVQEDDEGLMSAEDILGWIKKFLFVISYFEKLDIEHIALKDNLAYSVHYDGSEYSIKTPQLLAQFIVEENSKVTELRILQLEILSLGMQIQGKLAYQGVKKTLEADMSISPKEPTGDMEQPTLFIHAITDFYKIDLEASSSHLYNLNTFKPFILKLKNKTLNDWLFKNIRYDVLKLHSLRFQSTFDKLFFAKLQKTLELDLAIEAPKVYLAPHLKPIEATRVILYMRDENLRFLFKEPSFTNIDLEGSEVVISNVFTQPLGVKVSIASQNTHINNELNELLQVYGVNLPIRSADSALKVKLDIDIKPQKDQTQVWLNGNISATKTILKFGSQSLEAQQLQLVFSHNDKNAYMQILNTKVDYANSIQGTLNILWNLQDSKLQGDLLINKFALTSQSFSQNVSLPKIPKDSDELTKRIIQAIHDESKRGFSEEILKINKNRLHKISIFGDLGKQKMIVLPDFGLTMHFGDESVFEVSDIAKVYPYSPILQYFGISKGMLKVWSKDFDVIYLSGDINDLRYPLYDKNSKILSHLKLEGKIDSKGIFINSTDKRFMLTKEGNTVKVIADGYDLYIDEVFSSTLPVLAQINQKNENGEKLSAKEREEFEKFIRAKRAYERQNKLSPHITYIEARNIDFHLGGYIIPADNASLSIRDGMIRADVTYGNGVANVDMAYSRAIVRLSNFSNKFLNRVWQREIFSGGLFSFNGVYDDGALKGAITMQNTIYRDLAIVQNVLALIDTIPALLTFRKPGLGANGYEIKTGKVEFLINEDYLVLENINLIGSSIDVEGGGLLTLKNKELDIVLKASTLKTLTSILDKIPLVGYVILGDDGKFTTGIVMKGTLDNPKSEVSVIGDILTSPFEMVGRILKPVDSLLGKLANTIEAGLEPTKESYTEEIDSYQDEAQDSESLGKESSAKDSATGDSTDSVREPNLPLQEKDLESK; encoded by the coding sequence ATGAGAAAAATTAAGTCTAAAAGTATCGCAAGTATCGTTATTTTCTTAGGCATTATGCTTACACTCTCCATTATGGGATATAAGGTGCTTTCAAACGGCATTTACGCTCAAAGTATGAGCTTTGGTAAAATTCATATTGATGGATTCTATCTTAGATTAAATAACAAGTTGATTTTGCACATTGATACGCTCAATCTTAGTGCATTGCAAGATGATGAAGGGGTGCAAGAAGACGATGAAGGTTTAATGAGCGCAGAGGATATTTTAGGGTGGATAAAAAAATTCCTTTTTGTCATTTCGTATTTTGAAAAGCTTGATATTGAGCATATTGCCTTAAAGGACAATCTAGCGTATAGTGTGCATTATGATGGTAGTGAATACAGCATTAAGACGCCGCAGCTTTTAGCACAATTTATTGTGGAGGAGAATAGCAAGGTTACAGAGTTACGTATTTTGCAGCTCGAGATTCTCTCGCTTGGTATGCAGATACAAGGGAAACTTGCTTATCAAGGGGTAAAAAAGACGCTTGAAGCAGATATGAGTATTTCGCCAAAAGAGCCAACAGGCGATATGGAGCAGCCCACACTCTTTATACACGCAATCACTGATTTTTATAAGATTGACTTAGAGGCGTCCTCATCGCATTTGTATAATCTTAATACTTTTAAGCCCTTTATCCTTAAGCTCAAGAATAAAACACTCAATGATTGGCTTTTTAAAAATATACGCTATGATGTGCTAAAGCTCCACTCTCTTCGATTTCAAAGCACGTTTGATAAGCTTTTTTTTGCAAAATTGCAAAAAACGCTCGAACTTGATTTGGCCATAGAGGCACCTAAAGTCTATCTCGCTCCACATTTAAAGCCCATTGAAGCTACGCGCGTGATTTTGTATATGCGTGATGAAAATTTACGCTTTTTGTTTAAAGAGCCATCTTTTACAAATATTGACCTTGAAGGCTCAGAGGTTGTGATAAGCAATGTTTTTACCCAACCCCTTGGCGTGAAAGTAAGCATTGCTTCGCAAAATACACATATCAATAACGAGCTTAACGAGCTTTTGCAAGTCTATGGAGTGAATCTCCCCATAAGGAGTGCAGATTCTGCACTAAAAGTAAAGCTTGATATTGATATAAAGCCTCAAAAAGACCAAACGCAAGTGTGGCTTAATGGCAATATAAGTGCCACAAAAACGATACTCAAGTTTGGCTCTCAAAGTTTGGAAGCACAGCAGTTGCAGCTCGTTTTTTCGCATAATGACAAAAACGCGTATATGCAGATTCTTAACACAAAAGTTGATTACGCTAATAGTATTCAAGGCACGCTCAATATACTATGGAATCTGCAAGATTCAAAGTTGCAAGGGGATTTGTTAATTAATAAATTCGCGCTGACTTCACAAAGCTTTTCTCAAAATGTATCATTACCGAAGATTCCAAAAGATAGCGATGAGCTGACAAAACGTATCATTCAAGCCATACACGATGAATCTAAACGTGGCTTTAGCGAGGAGATTCTAAAAATCAATAAAAATCGTTTGCATAAAATTAGTATTTTTGGGGATTTGGGTAAGCAAAAGATGATTGTCCTACCAGATTTTGGGCTCACTATGCACTTTGGTGATGAGAGTGTGTTTGAAGTAAGTGATATTGCAAAGGTGTATCCATACTCACCGATTTTGCAGTATTTTGGCATATCAAAAGGTATGCTTAAAGTGTGGAGCAAGGATTTTGATGTGATTTATCTTAGTGGAGACATTAATGATTTGCGCTACCCGTTGTATGATAAGAATTCTAAAATCCTAAGCCATTTGAAACTAGAGGGAAAAATTGATAGTAAGGGTATTTTTATCAACTCCACAGATAAAAGATTTATGCTTACTAAAGAGGGCAATACCGTTAAGGTTATCGCAGATGGCTATGATTTGTATATTGATGAGGTATTTTCAAGCACTTTGCCTGTTTTGGCGCAAATTAATCAAAAAAATGAGAATGGAGAGAAGCTGAGCGCAAAAGAGCGTGAGGAGTTTGAGAAATTTATTAGGGCAAAAAGGGCGTATGAGCGTCAAAACAAGCTTTCACCGCATATTACCTACATTGAAGCGCGAAATATAGACTTTCATTTAGGTGGATACATTATTCCTGCGGATAATGCCTCCTTGTCTATACGCGATGGTATGATACGCGCTGATGTTACCTATGGTAATGGCGTGGCAAATGTGGATATGGCATATTCTCGTGCAATTGTGCGACTAAGCAACTTTAGTAATAAGTTTTTAAATCGCGTATGGCAAAGAGAAATCTTTAGCGGAGGGCTTTTTAGCTTTAATGGCGTTTATGATGATGGTGCGCTAAAGGGTGCAATCACAATGCAAAACACAATTTATAGGGATTTGGCAATTGTGCAAAATGTTTTGGCACTTATTGATACAATCCCGGCACTGCTTACTTTCCGCAAACCCGGGCTTGGTGCGAATGGCTATGAGATAAAAACAGGCAAGGTAGAATTTCTCATCAATGAGGATTATTTGGTGCTTGAAAATATCAATCTCATAGGAAGTTCAATTGATGTGGAGGGCGGGGGTTTGCTCACGCTTAAAAATAAAGAGCTTGATATTGTGCTTAAAGCCTCCACGCTTAAAACGCTTACTTCAATTCTAGATAAGATTCCGCTTGTGGGCTATGTGATTTTGGGTGATGATGGTAAATTCACAACAGGGATTGTGATGAAAGGCACACTTGATAATCCAAAGAGTGAAGTAAGCGTGATTGGGGACATTTTGACGAGCCCATTTGAAATGGTGGGTAGAATCCTAAAGCCGGTGGATAGTCTCCTAGGCAAGTTAGCAAATACAATTGAGGCAGGCTTAGAGCCTACGAAAGAAAGCTATACAGAGGAGATAGATTCATATCAAGATGAAGCACAAGATTCTGAATCTTTGGGGAAAGAATCGAGCGCAAAAGATAGTGCCACAGGGGATTCTACAGATTCTGTAAGAGAGCCAAATCTGCCACTGCAAGAGAAAGATTTAGAATCAAAATAG
- a CDS encoding FeoA family protein produces MTLYDCSVGQKCKIVSSSTQDEALRDRFMSFGIVKGKMCQVMSHSIKRMAVAVLIDGTQVALRDSEAKMIVVEPL; encoded by the coding sequence ATGACACTTTATGATTGTAGTGTGGGGCAGAAGTGTAAGATAGTCTCTAGCAGCACACAAGATGAGGCATTAAGGGATAGATTTATGTCCTTTGGTATTGTCAAAGGTAAGATGTGTCAAGTGATGAGCCACTCTATAAAGCGTATGGCGGTGGCGGTGCTTATTGATGGCACACAAGTAGCTTTGCGTGATAGCGAGGCAAAGATGATTGTCGTTGAGCCACTTTAA
- the nth gene encoding endonuclease III → METKTRFKKCKKKDISVIKALFLEHYANAKTELVYHNLYELLVCVMLSAQCTDKRVNIVTPALFKAFPDVASLAAADEAEIKELIKSVSFFNNKAKHLKLMATQVVKDFNGNIPTTQEELKTLAGVGQKTANVVLIEFLEQNYMAVDTHVFRVSHRLGLSGAKSAKQTEQELTEIFKTQLDTLHQAFVLFGRYTCKALKPMCEQCFVSAFCQNKCNFKPI, encoded by the coding sequence ATGGAGACTAAAACAAGATTCAAAAAATGTAAAAAAAAGGATATTTCCGTAATTAAAGCGTTGTTTTTGGAGCATTATGCAAATGCTAAAACTGAGCTTGTCTATCATAATCTTTATGAATTGCTTGTGTGTGTAATGCTCTCTGCCCAATGCACTGATAAGCGCGTCAATATCGTAACTCCCGCACTTTTTAAAGCTTTTCCAGATGTAGCGAGTTTAGCAGCAGCTGATGAGGCAGAAATTAAAGAATTGATTAAATCTGTTTCATTTTTTAACAATAAGGCAAAACATCTAAAATTAATGGCAACGCAGGTGGTGAAAGACTTTAATGGGAATATTCCTACAACACAAGAGGAGCTTAAAACACTTGCAGGTGTGGGGCAAAAGACAGCTAATGTGGTGCTGATAGAATTTTTGGAGCAAAACTATATGGCGGTGGATACGCACGTTTTCCGCGTATCTCATCGTCTGGGGTTAAGTGGTGCAAAAAGCGCAAAGCAAACCGAGCAAGAACTCACAGAGATATTTAAAACACAGCTTGACACGCTTCATCAGGCATTTGTGCTCTTTGGTCGCTATACTTGCAAGGCATTAAAACCAATGTGCGAGCAGTGCTTTGTTAGCGCATTTTGTCAAAATAAATGCAACTTCAAGCCTATTTGA
- a CDS encoding chemotaxis protein CheX produces the protein MDIIHRSFFDIVEKSINKKPTDSIMPLKKGYLSRISMIGTRNDVFLLFDKVFLRIFCRDFLGDHSPTEQALEDMARELANLTVGRAKVMAQELGKSFDISTPEFLGHRLIKNHDHGLHFRLDNGHCSIYMRRIN, from the coding sequence ATGGATATTATTCATCGTAGTTTTTTTGATATTGTTGAAAAGAGTATTAATAAAAAGCCTACAGATTCTATAATGCCATTGAAAAAAGGTTATTTGAGTAGAATTAGTATGATTGGCACACGTAATGATGTGTTTTTGCTTTTTGATAAAGTATTCTTGCGTATTTTTTGTAGGGATTTTTTGGGTGATCACTCTCCTACCGAACAAGCCTTGGAGGATATGGCGAGAGAGTTAGCAAATTTAACCGTGGGTAGGGCAAAGGTAATGGCACAGGAGCTTGGTAAGAGTTTTGATATTTCTACACCGGAGTTTTTGGGGCATAGGCTGATTAAAAATCACGACCACGGATTGCATTTTAGGCTCGATAATGGGCATTGTAGTATCTATATGAGACGCATCAATTAA
- the fliN gene encoding flagellar motor switch protein FliN encodes MAGESILDKQRIHSAKDIELATYLEDIMNSYTGLLDMDVLFNAELGNTKIPLGEILRFEKGSIIDLGKPAGESIEIFVNKRVIGKGEVMVYERNLAIRINEILDSNAIVYYLTRE; translated from the coding sequence ATGGCTGGAGAAAGTATCTTAGATAAGCAAAGAATCCATTCAGCCAAGGATATAGAGCTTGCTACATATCTTGAAGATATTATGAATAGCTATACTGGGCTTTTGGATATGGATGTTTTATTTAATGCAGAGCTTGGTAATACAAAGATTCCATTAGGCGAGATTTTGCGCTTTGAAAAAGGCTCTATCATTGATTTGGGCAAACCAGCAGGGGAGAGCATAGAGATTTTTGTCAATAAGCGCGTGATTGGTAAGGGCGAAGTAATGGTATATGAGCGCAACCTTGCTATTCGTATCAATGAAATTTTAGATTCTAATGCGATTGTATATTATCTTACACGCGAATAG
- a CDS encoding flagellar biosynthetic protein FliO → MKWRVIFVCLAIAHILYADVEISDIEIKQGVDRVEVILNMRGVYEKSPHLTMQEGYKGVVFPQLQANARNQSFSGFFIKEVQVFNVQGSLYVIGVGDVKIIDVQLSKAPYAFKIVFIKVAPPQSEIDILLQTPHKIPNIDIITSPPSTAPTPKPIEQNTQSNDILSSVLPFKEDMNIDTWRYMAVLGVMAFLVIVLWIVKRYVVRKKPFKSYLASISQTKPELFDPTKIEVVSRKDIDSKHKILTLESNGYRYLILIGATSTTLIDRYPIPQNITLEEQLRFDDQFAKLLEQKQERLSKYLHTQ, encoded by the coding sequence ATGAAATGGCGTGTGATATTTGTGTGTCTAGCCATAGCACACATTTTGTATGCAGATGTGGAGATTAGCGACATTGAAATTAAGCAAGGTGTGGATAGGGTAGAGGTCATCTTAAATATGCGTGGCGTGTATGAGAAGTCTCCTCATCTCACTATGCAGGAGGGTTACAAGGGTGTTGTTTTCCCTCAACTTCAAGCAAATGCGCGTAATCAAAGCTTTAGCGGTTTTTTTATCAAAGAAGTGCAGGTTTTTAATGTGCAGGGAAGCCTGTATGTGATTGGCGTGGGTGATGTGAAAATTATTGATGTGCAGTTGAGTAAAGCACCCTATGCTTTTAAGATTGTTTTTATCAAAGTAGCTCCTCCTCAAAGTGAAATTGATATACTGCTACAAACTCCGCATAAGATTCCAAATATTGATATTATCACAAGTCCTCCTAGCACCGCTCCCACGCCTAAACCCATAGAGCAAAACACGCAAAGCAACGATATATTAAGCAGTGTTCTCCCATTTAAAGAGGATATGAATATCGATACTTGGCGATATATGGCTGTTCTTGGTGTTATGGCTTTTTTGGTGATTGTGCTATGGATTGTAAAGCGATATGTGGTGCGCAAAAAGCCATTTAAGAGCTATCTTGCCTCCATTTCGCAGACAAAACCAGAGCTTTTTGACCCTACAAAAATCGAGGTTGTCTCACGAAAGGACATTGATTCTAAGCATAAGATTTTGACATTAGAATCTAATGGTTATCGGTATTTGATTTTGATAGGCGCGACAAGCACGACATTGATTGACCGCTATCCTATCCCACAAAATATTACATTAGAGGAGCAGTTGCGTTTTGATGATCAGTTTGCCAAACTTTTGGAGCAAAAGCAGGAGAGACTTTCTAAGTATCTTCATACCCAATAA
- a CDS encoding energy transducer TonB produces MTSRTYTESNSHLWLWLFVSFVIHLVICVLLFVRFDSMQFKKGTSKDMRMKVAGFQILSGGEQGDSSPAQAPMLPISPKSPNASSPAPTTSPQIQQSNAFDLSSLSLYQGSSAGKGGTGSGKKAQNHNSKIKALGKFQSVDRIAQRDIEELYGEEFGDYGLAEQEFLVNNLRDIGRITQRYLQYPPSAIRLGQQGISAVEFYLHPNGDISGLKIILSSEYMLLDRNSERTIEIAYKDYPRPTSKTKIRIFVSYGISYYRY; encoded by the coding sequence ATGACCTCACGCACATATACAGAATCTAACTCACACTTGTGGCTATGGCTTTTTGTATCCTTTGTGATTCATCTTGTGATTTGTGTGCTGCTTTTTGTGCGTTTTGATTCAATGCAGTTTAAAAAAGGCACATCAAAAGATATGCGTATGAAAGTGGCGGGATTCCAAATTTTAAGCGGTGGTGAGCAGGGCGACTCCTCTCCCGCTCAAGCTCCTATGCTGCCTATATCGCCAAAATCCCCTAATGCCTCATCTCCTGCGCCTACCACCTCGCCACAAATACAGCAAAGCAATGCTTTTGATTTAAGCTCTCTAAGCCTTTATCAAGGTAGTAGTGCGGGTAAGGGTGGCACAGGTAGTGGTAAGAAAGCGCAAAATCACAATAGTAAGATAAAGGCTCTAGGCAAATTCCAATCAGTAGATAGAATCGCGCAGCGCGATATTGAGGAGCTTTATGGAGAGGAATTTGGCGATTATGGTTTGGCTGAACAGGAATTTTTGGTTAATAATCTAAGAGATATTGGGCGCATTACTCAACGTTATTTGCAATATCCACCAAGTGCGATAAGACTAGGACAACAGGGTATTAGCGCAGTGGAGTTTTATCTGCACCCAAATGGCGATATTAGCGGACTTAAGATTATTCTTTCATCGGAGTATATGCTACTTGACCGCAATAGTGAGCGCACAATAGAAATTGCCTATAAAGATTATCCACGCCCCACAAGCAAAACTAAAATTCGTATTTTTGTCAGCTATGGCATTTCTTATTATAGATATTAG